In the Gossypium raimondii isolate GPD5lz chromosome 9, ASM2569854v1, whole genome shotgun sequence genome, one interval contains:
- the LOC105800726 gene encoding pectinesterase, with translation MANNVAVIGICSVFLVAAVVAAVVGVTHLKNNGDSKSGEISSSTKAVQTVCQPTQFKEACEKSLESSNSTDPKELIRTSFQAAIEEIRKVLANSATIQDLNKDDNNKAALKVCKEVLDLSIADLQLSFDKLGGYEMSKIGDYLLNLRVWLSGALTTLQTCVDSYAEVNKEQAEKMNSILKTSMELTQNSLTMVTKLSTILNDLNIPGINIDTTGFERKLLSNDGPEWMGHAERRLLQAKPTDLKPNVVVAKDGSGKYDTITKALAEVPPKSPNRFIIHIKAGTYKEQVLLPKEMTNVMFIGDGPTKTIITNDLNCIRDHPLKTFGTATVGVDGAGFMARDIGFENTAGPPGHQAVAFRATCDMVIMFNCHFNGYQDTLYAHKQKQFYRDCLISGTVDFIFGDAASVFQNCLIIARKPGENQNNMITAHGRKFPYTHSAIVLQNCTISGAPDYLPVKDKSKTYLGRPWKALARTIIMQSNIDDIITPEGYSPMEGTVGLDTGYFVEFQNRGPGAKTEGRVKWPAIKTIDINEAKKWTPGVFLETETDKWISQTGTPCYPDMVPGV, from the exons atggCGAACAATGTTGCTGTTATTGGTATCTGTTCGGTGTTCTTGGTGGCAGCAGTGGTGGCAGCAGTGGTGGGTGTTACGCATTTAAAAAACAACGGTGATTCGAAAAGCGGTGAAATATCGAGTTCGACGAAAGCGGTGCAAACTGTTTGTCAACCCACACAGTTCAAAGAGGCATGCGAGAAGAGCCTGGAGTCATCTAATTCCACCGACCCTAAGGAGCTGATAAGGACGAGTTTCCAAGCAGCGATAGAGGAAATAAGGAAAGTGTTGGCGAATTCAGCGACGATACAAGACTTGAATAAAGATGACAACAACAAAGCAGCCCTTAAGGTTTGTAAAGAAGTATTGGATTTATCAATTGCTGACCTGCAACTTTCATTTGATAAGCTGGGGGGATACGAGATGAGTAAGATCGGTGATTACTTACTAAACCTGAGGGTGTGGTTAAGCGGTGCCTTAACTACCCTACAAACATGTGTAGACTCATACGCGGAGGTAAATAAAGAACAAGCGGAAAAGATGAATTCAATTTTGAAGACTTCAATGGAGCTTACCCAAAATTCTTTAACCATGGTGACTAAGTTATCCACCATCTTGAATGACCTTAACATTCCAGGCATCAATATCGACACAACTGGGTTTGAACGTAAGCTCCTGTCTAACGATGGACCTGAGTGGATGGGCCACGCTGAGAGGAGACTACTTCAAGCAAAACCAACAGATTTGAAGCCTAACGTTGTGGTTGCTAAGGATGGTAGTGGGAAATATGATACCATCACCAAGGCCTTGGCTGAAGTCCCTCCAAAAAGCCCCAATCGATTTATTATTCACATTAAGGCTGGTACTTACAAGGAACAAGTCCTTTTACCTAAGGAGATGACTAATGTTATGTTCATCGGTGATGGTCCAACTAAGACCATCATCACCAATGACCTTAACTGCATTAGGGATCATCCGCTTAAAACATTCGGCACTGCAACGGTTG GTGTGGATGGGGCTGGTTTCATGGCCAGGGACATTGGATTCGAGAACACAGCAGGACCTCCTGGTCATCAAGCAGTAGCTTTTAGGGCAACATGTGATATGGTCATCATGTTCAATTGTCATTTCAATGGATACCAAGACACCCTTTATGCTCACAAACAGAAACAATTTTATAGGGATTGTCTCATCAGCGGGACAGTGGATTTCATTTTCGGGGATGCGGCGAGTGTGTTCCAAAATTGTCTGATCATTGCGAGGAAGCCCGGTGAAAACCAAAACAACATGATTACAGCCCACGGAAGGAAATTCCCATACACTCACTCAGCCATTGTGCTTCAAAATTGTACCATCTCAGGCGCCCCTGACTACCTCCCGGTGAAGGACAAGAGCAAGACGTACCTTGGTCGTCCTTGGAAAGCTTTGGCGAGGACCATCATAATGCAAAGCAATATTGATGACATCATTACACCAGAGGGTTACTCCCCCATGGAAGGCACCGTAGGACTAGACACCGGTTACTTTGTAGAGTTCCAAAATAGGGGACCAGGGGCTAAAACCGAAGGCAGGGTCAAATGGCCAGCTATCAAGACAATCGATATAAATGAAGCCAAGAAATGGACTCCTGGCGTCTTTCTTGAAACTGAAACTGACAAATGGATTTCGCAAACCGGCACTCCTTGTTATCCTGACATGGTCCCTGGAGTGTAA
- the LOC105800728 gene encoding pectinesterase-like isoform X2 produces the protein MANNAIIGICAVFLVALVVAVVVGVTHIKNKSDGEEISSSNKAVQALCQPTNYKETCQKSLASSNSSDVKELIRTGFQAGLVEIKNVLAHSVTVQELIKDENNKAALGVCQEVLDLAIDDFQKSFDMLGEYDMSKIGKYLLELKTWLSGAFTSQQTCIDSFAESSNESSQKMQSILKTSMEITSNALAMLNGLSTIVKELNIPNVGNIDTTGVNRKLLSAEDMPEWISQADRKLLQAKPMDLKPNVVVAKDGSGKYDTINKALAEVPVKSPDRFVIHIKAGTYKEQINLTKKMTNVVFIGDGPTKTIITNDISVAKNPPVRTYRTATVAADGAGFMAKDIGFDNSAGPEGHQAVAFRATADRVIMFNCHFTGYQDTLYAHRERQLYSNCLITGTVDFIFGDAASIFQNCMLVVRKPGPGQNCMVTAQGRNDLGTNSAIVLQNCTISGAPDYIPVKDKNKAYLGRPWKQFARSIIMQSRIDDIIQPEGYAPMTGTIGIDTSFIAEFGNRGPGADTSRRVAWKGIKKIDINEANKWTPRIFLESETWIPSSSVPYSPDMVPGV, from the exons atGGCGAATAATGCTATTATTGGTATTTGTGCGGTGTTCCTGGTGGCCTTGGTGGTAGCCGTGGTGGTGGGTGTTACGCACATAAAAAACAAGAGCGATGGTGAAGAGATATCAAGTTCGAACAAAGCTGTGCAAGCCCTATGTCAACCCACGAATTATAAAGAGACGTGCCAGAAAAGCTTGGCGTCATCAAATTCTAGCGACGTTAAGGAGCTGATAAGGACAGGTTTCCAAGCCGGGCTAGTCGAGATAAAAAACGTGTTAGCCCATTCAGTGACGGTCCAAGAGTTGATCAAGGATGAGAACAACAAAGCGGCACTTGGTGTCTGCCAAGAGGTGTTGGACTTAGCCATTGATGACTTTCAAAAGTCATTCGACATGCTAGGGGAATACGACATGAGCAAGATTGGAAAATACCTTTTGGAACTGAAGACCTGGCTAAGCGGTGCATTCACGAGTCAACAGACATGTATAGACTCATTCGCGGAATCAAGTAACGAATCATCGCAGAAGATGCAATCAATCTTGAAGACTAGCATGGAGATTACTAGCAATGCTTTAGCCATGCTTAATGGGTTATCCACCATCGTGAAGGAACTTAACATTCCAAACGTCGGCAACATCGACACCACGGGGGTCAACCGTAAGCTTTTGTCGGCTGAGGATATGCCTGAGTGGATTAGTCAAGCTGACCGAAAACTCCTTCAAGCAAAACCAATGGATTTGAAACCTAACGTTGTGGTTGCTAAAGATGGTAGCGGGAAATATGATACTATTAACAAGGCATTGGCTGAAGTCCCTGTGAAAAGTCCCGATCGATTTGTTATTCACATTAAGGCTGGTACTTACAAGGAGCAAATCAACTTGACCAAGAAGATGACTAATGTTGTATTCATTGGTGATGGCCCAACCAAGACCATTATCACAAATGACATTAGCGTCGCTAAGAATCCACCGGTTAGAACATACCGCACTGCAACTGTTG CTGCGGATGGGGCTGGTTTCATGGCCAAGGACATTGGATTCGATAACTCAGCAGGACCCGAAGGTCATCAAGCAGTTGCCTTTAGGGCTACTGCTGATAGGGTCATCATGTTCAACTGCCATTTCACTGGGTACCAAGACACTCTTTACGCTCACAGAGAGAGACAATTATATAGCAACTGTCTCATCACCGGAACGGTGGATTTCATCTTCGGGGATGCGGCGAGCATTTTCCAGAACTGTATGCTCGTCGTGAGGAAGCCAGGGCCAGGCCAAAACTGCATGGTTACTGCACAAGGAAGGAATGATCTTGGAACAAACTCAGCCATTGTGCTTCAAAACTGCACCATCTCGGGGGCCCCTGATTACATCCCAGTGAAGGATAAGAACAAGGCGTACTTGGGGCGTCCTTGGAAACAATTCGCTAGGTCCATCATAATGCAATCTAGGATCGACGACATCATTCAACCAGAGGGTTATGCCCCCATGACAGGCACCATAGGAATAGACACTTCTTTCATTGCCGAGTTTGGAAACAGGGGACCCGGTGCCGATACCAGCCGTAGGGTAGCATGGAAAGGTATCAAAAAGATAGATATAAATGAAGCCAACAAATGGACTCCTCGCATCTTTCTCGAATCCGAGACTTGGATTCCGAGTTCCAGCGTTCCCTATAGTCCCGACATGGTCCCTGGAGTCTAA
- the LOC105800728 gene encoding pectinesterase-like isoform X1 — protein MANNAIIGICAVFLVALVVAVVVGVTHIKNKSDGEEISSSNKAVQALCQPTNYKETCQKSLASSNSSDVKELIRTGFQAGLVEIKNVLAHSVTVQELIKDENNKAALGVCQEVLDLAIDDFQKSFDMLGEYDMSKIGKYLLELKTWLSGAFTSQQTCIDSFAESSNESSQKMQSILKTSMEITSNALAMLNGLSTIVKELNIPNVGNIDTTGVNRKLLSAEDMPEWISQADRKLLQAKPMDLKPNVVVAKDGSGKYDTINKALAEVPVKSPDRFVIHIKAGTYKEQINLTKKMTNVVFIGDGPTKTIITNDISVAKNPPVRTYRTATVAADGAGFMAKDIGFDNSAGPEGHQAVAFRATADRVIMFNCHFTGYQDTLYAHRERQLYSNCLITGTVDFIFGDAASIFQNCMLVVRKPGPGQNCMVTAQGRNDLGTNSAIVLQNCTISGAPDYIPVKDKNKAYLGRPWKQFARSIIMQSRIDDIIQPEGYAPMTGTIGIDTSFIAEFGNRGPGADTSRRVAWKGIKKIDINEANKWTPRVFLESETWIPSSGIPYSPDMVPGV, from the exons atGGCGAATAATGCTATTATTGGTATTTGTGCGGTGTTCCTGGTGGCCTTGGTGGTAGCCGTGGTGGTGGGTGTTACGCACATAAAAAACAAGAGCGATGGTGAAGAGATATCAAGTTCGAACAAAGCTGTGCAAGCCCTATGTCAACCCACGAATTATAAAGAGACGTGCCAGAAAAGCTTGGCGTCATCAAATTCTAGCGACGTTAAGGAGCTGATAAGGACAGGTTTCCAAGCCGGGCTAGTCGAGATAAAAAACGTGTTAGCCCATTCAGTGACGGTCCAAGAGTTGATCAAGGATGAGAACAACAAAGCGGCACTTGGTGTCTGCCAAGAGGTGTTGGACTTAGCCATTGATGACTTTCAAAAGTCATTCGACATGCTAGGGGAATACGACATGAGCAAGATTGGAAAATACCTTTTGGAACTGAAGACCTGGCTAAGCGGTGCATTCACGAGTCAACAGACATGTATAGACTCATTCGCGGAATCAAGTAACGAATCATCGCAGAAGATGCAATCAATCTTGAAGACTAGCATGGAGATTACTAGCAATGCTTTAGCCATGCTTAATGGGTTATCCACCATCGTGAAGGAACTTAACATTCCAAACGTCGGCAACATCGACACCACGGGGGTCAACCGTAAGCTTTTGTCGGCTGAGGATATGCCTGAGTGGATTAGTCAAGCTGACCGAAAACTCCTTCAAGCAAAACCAATGGATTTGAAACCTAACGTTGTGGTTGCTAAAGATGGTAGCGGGAAATATGATACTATTAACAAGGCATTGGCTGAAGTCCCTGTGAAAAGTCCCGATCGATTTGTTATTCACATTAAGGCTGGTACTTACAAGGAGCAAATCAACTTGACCAAGAAGATGACTAATGTTGTATTCATTGGTGATGGCCCAACCAAGACCATTATCACAAATGACATTAGCGTCGCTAAGAATCCACCGGTTAGAACATACCGCACTGCAACTGTTG CTGCGGATGGGGCTGGTTTCATGGCCAAGGACATTGGATTCGATAACTCAGCAGGACCCGAAGGTCATCAAGCAGTTGCCTTTAGGGCTACTGCTGATAGGGTCATCATGTTCAACTGCCATTTCACTGGGTACCAAGACACTCTTTACGCTCACAGAGAGAGACAATTATATAGCAACTGTCTCATCACCGGAACGGTGGATTTCATCTTCGGGGATGCGGCGAGCATTTTCCAGAACTGTATGCTCGTCGTGAGGAAGCCAGGGCCAGGCCAAAACTGCATGGTTACTGCACAAGGAAGGAATGATCTTGGAACAAACTCAGCCATTGTGCTTCAAAACTGCACCATCTCGGGGGCCCCTGATTACATCCCAGTGAAGGATAAGAACAAGGCGTACTTGGGGCGTCCTTGGAAACAATTCGCTAGGTCCATCATAATGCAATCTAGGATCGACGACATCATTCAACCAGAGGGTTATGCCCCCATGACAGGCACCATAGGAATAGACACTTCTTTCATTGCCGAGTTTGGAAACAGGGGACCCGGTGCCGATACCAGCCGTAGGGTAGCATGGAAAG